From a region of the Streptacidiphilus albus JL83 genome:
- a CDS encoding EstA family serine hydrolase, producing the protein MTEEIGVRGAVADGFESVREEFAAVATGEGADHAAQLVAYQHGERVVDLWTGPETTADSLFGAYSASKGAVHLVVASLVQEGVLDLEQRVGHYWPQFAVEGKGELRLRELLAHRAGLVGADTGFTIEELADDRIVAERLGAQRPYWRPGTAFGYHALVMGALSGEVVRRATGRSVQELFAERVRDAYGVDFHLGLPQDQESRFLGARPMVATPERLALLAASAGAANSLSGIAFNRHHPQNPGVWELPNFQVVRTSGTASFGGVASARGLARMYAVAIGSVDGSVPLLKPETLAAVGQIQSIGHDAVLGQQKAFTVGFHATSEYYPQLGQGSFGHSGAGGQQAFADPRNGIAYGYTRRRTPFPAAAGPENDRLISALYGAVAAR; encoded by the coding sequence ATGACGGAGGAAATCGGGGTGCGGGGTGCGGTGGCCGACGGCTTCGAGTCGGTCCGTGAGGAGTTCGCCGCGGTCGCGACCGGGGAGGGCGCCGACCACGCCGCGCAGCTCGTGGCCTACCAGCACGGGGAGCGGGTCGTCGACCTGTGGACGGGCCCGGAGACCACCGCGGATTCGCTGTTCGGCGCGTACTCCGCGTCCAAGGGCGCGGTACACCTGGTCGTAGCGTCACTCGTCCAGGAGGGCGTGCTGGACCTGGAGCAGAGGGTCGGCCACTACTGGCCGCAGTTCGCGGTGGAGGGCAAGGGAGAGCTGAGGCTGCGCGAGTTGCTGGCGCACCGGGCCGGCCTGGTCGGCGCGGACACGGGGTTCACGATCGAGGAGCTCGCCGACGACCGGATCGTCGCCGAGCGGCTCGGTGCCCAGCGCCCCTACTGGCGGCCCGGTACCGCATTCGGCTACCACGCGCTGGTCATGGGCGCGCTCAGCGGTGAGGTGGTGCGCCGTGCCACCGGGCGCAGCGTCCAGGAGTTGTTCGCCGAGCGCGTGCGCGACGCGTACGGGGTCGACTTCCACCTCGGACTGCCGCAGGACCAGGAATCGCGATTCCTCGGCGCCCGGCCGATGGTGGCGACTCCCGAGCGGCTGGCCCTGCTGGCGGCGTCCGCGGGCGCCGCGAACAGCCTGTCCGGCATCGCCTTCAACCGGCATCACCCGCAGAACCCGGGGGTGTGGGAGCTGCCGAACTTCCAGGTGGTCCGTACCTCGGGGACGGCCTCCTTCGGCGGGGTGGCCTCGGCGCGCGGTCTGGCCCGGATGTACGCGGTCGCGATCGGGTCGGTCGACGGCTCGGTCCCGCTGCTCAAGCCGGAGACGCTCGCGGCGGTCGGGCAGATCCAGTCCATCGGGCACGATGCGGTACTCGGCCAGCAGAAGGCGTTCACCGTTGGATTCCACGCCACCTCCGAGTACTACCCGCAGCTCGGCCAGGGCTCGTTCGGTCACAGCGGCGCGGGCGGCCAGCAGGCCTTCGCCGACCCGCGCAACGGCATCGCCTACGGCTACACCCGCCGGCGCACCCCCTTCCCCGCCGCCGCAGGCCCGGAGAACGACCGGCTGATCAGCGCCCTGTACGGTGCCGTCGCCGCACGCTGA
- a CDS encoding TetR/AcrR family transcriptional regulator produces the protein MADAPTARARRGRPAQINRELIVDAAISTGNLDTLTMRELAARLGVTHAALYRWVKNRDQLFDLINEVMVERVLPAEGPLDHDWRPWLAHLAWGIHDRFLALPGYATRISRPHRHTTQTFGRLRSSVIAAFTEAGVSPHLAEQSWYIFITSIVSWLAVQEHPLDLGDSTPRFELFLGTLLRGLPAQEPGAERR, from the coding sequence ATGGCCGACGCCCCGACAGCCCGAGCCCGCCGGGGACGCCCCGCACAGATCAACCGCGAGCTGATCGTCGACGCCGCCATCTCGACCGGGAACCTCGACACCCTGACCATGCGGGAGCTGGCCGCCCGCCTGGGGGTCACCCACGCCGCGCTCTACCGCTGGGTCAAGAATCGCGACCAACTGTTCGACCTCATCAACGAGGTCATGGTCGAACGCGTCCTTCCCGCCGAGGGGCCACTGGACCATGACTGGCGGCCGTGGCTCGCGCACCTCGCCTGGGGCATCCACGACCGCTTCCTGGCGCTACCCGGTTACGCCACCCGTATCTCGCGACCGCACCGGCACACCACCCAGACCTTCGGCCGGCTCCGCAGCAGCGTCATCGCCGCCTTCACGGAGGCCGGAGTCTCCCCCCACCTGGCCGAACAGAGCTGGTACATCTTCATCACGTCCATCGTCAGCTGGCTCGCCGTCCAGGAGCACCCCCTCGACCTCGGCGACAGCACCCCCCGCTTCGAGCTGTTCCTCGGTACGCTTCTCCGCGGCCTGCCCGCCCAAGAACCGGGCGCCGAACGCCGCTAG
- a CDS encoding DDE-type integrase/transposase/recombinase, with amino-acid sequence MASQYEEEMRKRAERARLVGLFRYGVVQDALDPALSAKQRGVLVREIAALTHVGLDGEPVQVARGTLDRWIRSWRVGGFEALVPNAMRVAARTPAEVLELAAGLKRENPGRTAVQVARVLRAHSGWAPSERTLQRHFVRLGLDQLGQDRPKEVFGRFEASRPNELWVGDALHGPLVAGRKTILFAFLDDHSRAVMAARFGFVEDTVRLAVALRPALASRGVPEGVYLDNGSPFVDSWLMRACAVLGVKLVHSRPGRPEGRGKIERYFRTVRGQFLIETADLADRPADQAAAALAEMNRKFTAWVETEYHPRKHSETGQGPLARWQEGWEKGQGPRLPHPDLLREAFLWSEWRNVSKTATVRLQSNSYQVEPALAGRKVELVFDPFDLENIEVRHGSRSFGAATPFEIRRHSHPKARPELPPEQPAAATGVNYLALLDAAHQEQLAGRINYKALLHEDSDSDSDSDSDSDSDSDSDSDSDSDSDSDSEGDHRAG; translated from the coding sequence GTGGCATCGCAGTACGAGGAAGAGATGCGCAAGCGCGCGGAGCGGGCCCGCCTGGTGGGTCTGTTCCGTTACGGGGTGGTCCAGGACGCGCTGGACCCGGCGCTGTCGGCCAAGCAGCGCGGAGTGCTGGTGCGCGAGATCGCCGCGTTGACCCATGTCGGCCTGGACGGGGAGCCGGTGCAGGTGGCGCGGGGCACCTTGGACCGGTGGATCCGCTCCTGGCGGGTGGGCGGCTTCGAGGCGCTGGTCCCGAACGCGATGCGGGTCGCGGCCAGGACGCCGGCCGAGGTGCTGGAGTTGGCGGCGGGCTTGAAGCGGGAGAACCCCGGGCGCACGGCGGTGCAGGTCGCGCGGGTGCTGCGGGCGCACTCGGGGTGGGCGCCCTCGGAGCGCACCTTGCAGCGGCACTTCGTGCGCCTGGGCCTGGACCAGCTCGGCCAGGACCGGCCGAAGGAGGTCTTCGGCCGGTTCGAGGCCTCGCGCCCGAACGAGCTGTGGGTCGGTGACGCATTGCACGGACCGCTGGTCGCCGGGCGCAAGACGATCCTGTTCGCGTTCCTGGACGACCACTCCCGGGCGGTGATGGCGGCCCGGTTCGGCTTCGTTGAGGACACCGTGCGCCTGGCGGTCGCGCTTCGTCCCGCGTTGGCGTCCCGGGGTGTCCCCGAAGGGGTCTATCTGGACAACGGGTCGCCGTTCGTGGACTCCTGGCTGATGCGGGCCTGCGCTGTCCTGGGGGTCAAGCTGGTCCACTCGCGACCCGGTCGACCGGAGGGCCGGGGCAAGATCGAACGCTATTTCCGCACGGTTCGGGGCCAGTTCCTGATCGAGACCGCAGACCTGGCCGACCGGCCCGCCGACCAGGCCGCAGCGGCATTGGCGGAGATGAACCGGAAGTTCACGGCCTGGGTGGAGACCGAGTACCACCCGCGCAAGCACTCCGAGACCGGTCAAGGACCACTCGCCCGCTGGCAGGAGGGCTGGGAGAAGGGCCAGGGCCCGCGGCTGCCGCATCCGGACCTGCTGCGGGAGGCGTTCTTGTGGTCCGAGTGGCGCAACGTGTCCAAGACTGCGACCGTGCGCCTGCAGTCCAACTCCTACCAGGTCGAACCCGCTCTGGCGGGACGCAAGGTCGAGCTGGTCTTCGACCCCTTCGACCTGGAGAACATCGAGGTCCGCCACGGGAGCCGCAGCTTCGGCGCCGCGACGCCCTTCGAGATCCGCCGCCACTCCCACCCCAAGGCCCGCCCCGAACTCCCACCCGAACAGCCCGCCGCCGCGACCGGGGTCAACTACCTCGCCCTGCTGGACGCCGCCCACCAGGAACAACTCGCCGGACGCATCAACTACAAGGCCCTCCTCCACGAAGACAGCGACAGCGACAGCGACAGCGACAGCGACAGCGACAGCGACAGCGACAGCGACAGCGACAGCGACAGCGACAGCGACAGCGACAGCGAAGGGGATCACCGTGCCGGTTGA